A DNA window from Mus pahari chromosome 13, PAHARI_EIJ_v1.1, whole genome shotgun sequence contains the following coding sequences:
- the Rest gene encoding RE1-silencing transcription factor isoform X1 — protein sequence MPARFFLQQPLFAHARHTVMATQVMGQSSGGGSLFNNSANMGMALPNDMYDLHELSKAELAAPQLIMLANVALTGEASGSCCDYLVGEERQMTELMPVGDNHFSDSEGEGLEESADLKGDPSGLEDMELGGLELSAVEPQPVFEASAAPEIYSAADKDPAPETPVTEDKCKNSKAKPFRCKPCQYEAESEEQFVHHIRVHSAKKFFVEESAEKQAKARESGSSPADEGEFSKGPIRCDRCGYNTNRYDHYTAHLKHHLRAGENERVYKCIICTYTTVSEYHWRKHLRNHFPRKVYTCSKCNYFSDRKNNYVQHVRTHTGERPYKCELCPYSSSQKTHLTRHMRTHSGEKPFKCDQCNYVASNQHEVTRHARQVHNGPKPLNCPHCDYKTADRSNFKKHVELHVNPRQFNCPVCDYAASKKCNLQYHFKSKHPTCPSKTMDVSKVKLKKTKKREADLLSNAVSNEKTETEQTKTKGDVSGKKNNEKPVKVMGKDASKEKKPCSSVSVVQVTTRTRKSAAAETKAAEVKHTEGHTGNNPEKPCKAKKNKRKMDAEAHLSDEPVSEGPVTKKKKKTESKSKTSTDVPKAGRGGEGKGDKKQSASLKKGAKKTPPKKTSKKGGKLAPKGVGQSEPPSGALAQVRVSPVPVLTEAEVTQTELPSPMDVAESEPAQTEEVSQTGPPQVEPALMEPSQPAEPPQAEAPTYPEPPALTEPAPPTEPAAEMEPSPAIESSQKEPPPSMEPPPPEELPQAEPPPVEDCLKELPSPVEHAQTMELAQTEVAQPAPTKVGSAQEEPPPVSEPPQVKPAKRSSPRRDNAEEELSLLSEMARQEQVLMGVGLVPVRDSRLLKESKSAQDAPAPRSPQPKGNSREDTPKDQEMFSDGQGNKLSPLKKGGPEEAGEGLAESAASKESASVSSCEQNSEVPEGGALHSKSQTGSSGLCDEEVDTEQKTDSVPVKDSAAEPVSPPTPTVDREAASPAVMASPPITLAGNESQEIDEDEGIHSHDGSDLSDNMSEGSDDSGLHGARPTPPEATSKNGKAGLAVKATEGEFVCIFCDRSFRKEKDYSKHLNRHLVNVYFLEEAAEEQEQQEEQEEQE from the exons ATGCCTGCACGTTTTTTCCTCCAACAACCCCTATTCGCGCACGCACGG CATACAGTTATGGCCACCCAGGTGATGGGGCAGTCTTCTGGAGGAGGAAGTCTCTTCAACAACAGTGCCAACATGGGCATGGCCTTACCCAACGACATGTACGACCTGCACGAGCTCTCGAAAGCTGAACTGGCAGCCCCTCAGCTCATCATGTTAGCCAACGTGGCCCTGACGGGGGAGGCGAGCGGCAGCTGCTGCGATTACCTGGTCGGTGAAGAGAGGCAGATGACCGAACTGATGCCCGTGGGAGACAACCACTTCTCAGATAGTGAAGGGGAAGGCCTGGAAGAGTCAGCTGACCTCAAGGGGGACCCCAGTGGGCTGGAAGACATGGAACTGGGAGGTTTGGAGCTAAGTGCTGTAGAACCCCAGCCCGTATTTGAAGCCTCAGCTGCCCCAGAAATATACAGCGCCGCCGATAAAGATCCCGCTCCAGAAACACCGGTGACCGAAGACAAATGCAAGAATTCCAAGGCCAAGCCCTTCCGGTGTAAGCCTTGCCAGTACGAAGCCGAGTCGGAAGAGCAGTTTGTGCATCACATCCGGGTTCACAGTGCTAAGAAGTTTTTTGTGGAGGAAAGTGCAGAGAAACAGGCCAAAGCCCGGGAGTCGGGGTCATCCCCGGCCGATGAGGGCGAGTTCTCCAAAGGCCCCATCCGCTGTGACCGCTGTGGCTACAATACCAACCGGTACGACCATTACACGGCACACCTGAAGCACCACCTGAGAGCTGGGGAGAACGAGCGAGTCTACAAGTGTATCATCTGCACGTACACGACCGTCAGCGAGTACCACTGGAGGAAACACCTGAGAAACCATTTTCCCAGGAAAGTCTACACCTGTAGCAAGTGCAACTACTTCTCAGACAGAAAAAATAATTACGTTCAACACGTTCGAACTCATACAG GAGAACGGCCATATAAATGTGAACTTTGTCCTTACTCAAGCTCTCAGAAGACTCATCTAACCCGACACATGCGCACTCATTCAG GTGAGAAGCCATTTAAATGTGATCAGTGCAATTATGTGGCCTCTAATCAGCACGAAGTGACCCGACATGCAAGACAGGTTCACAACGGGCCTAAACCTCTTAATTGCCCTCACTGTGACTACAAAACAGCAGATAGAAGCAACTTCAAGAAGCACGTGGAACTGCATGTTAACCCACGGCAGTTCAACTGCCCTGTGTGTGACTACGCAGCCTCCAAGAAGTGCAATCTACAGTACCATTTCAAATCCAAGCATCCCACCTGTCCCAGCAAGACAATGGATGTCTCCAAAGTGAAgctgaagaaaaccaaaaagagggAGGCTGACCTGCTTAGTAACGCTGTCAGCAATGAGAAGACGGAGACAGAGCAAACGAAAACAAAGGGGGATGTGTCTGGGAAGAAGAACAACGAGAAACCTGTAAAAGTCATGGGAAAAGATGCTTCAAAAGAGAAGAAGCCTTGTAGCAGTGTCTCGGTGGTCCAGGTAACTACCAGGACGCGGAAGTCAGCAGCGGCGGAGACTAAAGCAGCAGAGGTGAAACACACAGAAGGACACACAGGTAACAATCCAGAAAAGCCCTGTaaagccaagaaaaacaaaagaaagatggaTGCCGAGGCCCATCTCTCGGATGAACCTGTGAGCGAGGGACcagtgacaaaaaagaaaaagaagaccgAGAGCAAATCCAAAACCAGTACCGATGTGCCAAAGGCTggcagagggggggaggggaagggggacaaGAAGCAAAGTGCTTCCCTTAAGAAAGGCGCAAAGAAGACACCGCCCAAGAAGACAAGTAAAAAAGGTGGCAAACTTGCTCCGAAGGGGGTGGGGCAGTCAGAACCTCCTTCGGGGGCATTGGCTCAGGTGAGGGTGTCTCCAGTCCCTGTCCTCACTGAGGCGGAGGTCACCCAGACAGAGCTTCCTTCACCCATGGATGTTGCTGAATCAGAGCCTGCCCAGACGGAGGAGGTTTCCCAGACGGGGCCACCTCAGGTGGAGCCTGCTCTAATGGAGCCATCGCAGCCTGCGGAGCCTCCCCAGGCAGAAGCACCTACCTACCCTGAGCCTCCCGCTCTCACGGAGCCTGCCCCTCCTACGGAGCCTGCTGCTGAGATGGAACCTTCCCCTGCCATCGAGTCTTCCCAGAAGGAACCACCTCCCAGTATGGAGCCTCCCCCTCCTGAGGAGCTGCCTCAGGCAGAGCCCCCTCCTGTAGAGGATTGTCTGAAGGAGCTGCCCTCTCCCGTGGAGCACGCTCAGACCATGGAGCTCGCTCAGACTGAGGTTGCTCAGCCGGCTCCTACGAAGGTGGGATCTGCTCAGGAGGAGCCCCCTCCTGTCTCAGAGCCACCTCAGGTGAAGCCAGCCAAAAGGTCATCTCCCCGGAGAGACAATGCAGAGGAGGAGCTGAGTCTGCTTAGTGAGATGGCCCGGCAGGAGCAGGTCCTCATGGGGGTTGGCTTGGTGCCTGTTAGAGACAGCAGGCTCCTGAAGGAAAGCAAGAGCGCCCAGGACGCCCCAGCCCCACGGTCGCCACAGCCAAAGGGAAACTCGAGGGAAGACACACCCAAGGACCAAGAAATGTTCTCTGACGGGCAAGGAAACAAACTATCCCCTCTCAAGAAAGGAGGACCAGAGGAAGCCGGAGAGGGTCTAGCTGAGTCGGCTGCTTCCAAGGAGTCTGCTAGTGTTTCATCTTGTGAACAAAACTCAGAAGTGCCAGAGGGTGGGGCATTACACAGCAAGTCTCAGACTGGCTCCTCTGGGCTTTGTGACGAGGAAGTGGACACCGAGCAGAAGACAGACAGTGTCCCTGTGAAAGACTCCGCAGCAGAGCCAGTGTCCCCTCCTACCCCAACAGTGGACCGTGAAGCAGCATCACCAGCTGTAATGGCCTCCCCTCCTATCACTTTGGCTGGAAATGAGTCTCAGGAAATTGATGAAGATGAAGGCATCCATAGCCACGATGGAAGTGATCTGAGTGACAACATGTCAGAGGGGAGTGACGACTCAGGACTGCACGGGGCTCGGCCAACGCCACCAGAAGCTACTTCAAAAAATGGAAAAGCAGGGTTGGCTGTTAAAGCGACTGAGGGAGagtttgtgtgtattttctgtgatcgttcttttagaaaggaaaaagattaTAGCAAACACCTCAACCGCCACTTGGTGAATGTATACTTCCTCGAAGAAGCAGctgaggagcaggagcagcaggaggagcaggaggagcaggagtag
- the Rest gene encoding RE1-silencing transcription factor isoform X2 yields MATQVMGQSSGGGSLFNNSANMGMALPNDMYDLHELSKAELAAPQLIMLANVALTGEASGSCCDYLVGEERQMTELMPVGDNHFSDSEGEGLEESADLKGDPSGLEDMELGGLELSAVEPQPVFEASAAPEIYSAADKDPAPETPVTEDKCKNSKAKPFRCKPCQYEAESEEQFVHHIRVHSAKKFFVEESAEKQAKARESGSSPADEGEFSKGPIRCDRCGYNTNRYDHYTAHLKHHLRAGENERVYKCIICTYTTVSEYHWRKHLRNHFPRKVYTCSKCNYFSDRKNNYVQHVRTHTGERPYKCELCPYSSSQKTHLTRHMRTHSGEKPFKCDQCNYVASNQHEVTRHARQVHNGPKPLNCPHCDYKTADRSNFKKHVELHVNPRQFNCPVCDYAASKKCNLQYHFKSKHPTCPSKTMDVSKVKLKKTKKREADLLSNAVSNEKTETEQTKTKGDVSGKKNNEKPVKVMGKDASKEKKPCSSVSVVQVTTRTRKSAAAETKAAEVKHTEGHTGNNPEKPCKAKKNKRKMDAEAHLSDEPVSEGPVTKKKKKTESKSKTSTDVPKAGRGGEGKGDKKQSASLKKGAKKTPPKKTSKKGGKLAPKGVGQSEPPSGALAQVRVSPVPVLTEAEVTQTELPSPMDVAESEPAQTEEVSQTGPPQVEPALMEPSQPAEPPQAEAPTYPEPPALTEPAPPTEPAAEMEPSPAIESSQKEPPPSMEPPPPEELPQAEPPPVEDCLKELPSPVEHAQTMELAQTEVAQPAPTKVGSAQEEPPPVSEPPQVKPAKRSSPRRDNAEEELSLLSEMARQEQVLMGVGLVPVRDSRLLKESKSAQDAPAPRSPQPKGNSREDTPKDQEMFSDGQGNKLSPLKKGGPEEAGEGLAESAASKESASVSSCEQNSEVPEGGALHSKSQTGSSGLCDEEVDTEQKTDSVPVKDSAAEPVSPPTPTVDREAASPAVMASPPITLAGNESQEIDEDEGIHSHDGSDLSDNMSEGSDDSGLHGARPTPPEATSKNGKAGLAVKATEGEFVCIFCDRSFRKEKDYSKHLNRHLVNVYFLEEAAEEQEQQEEQEEQE; encoded by the exons ATGGCCACCCAGGTGATGGGGCAGTCTTCTGGAGGAGGAAGTCTCTTCAACAACAGTGCCAACATGGGCATGGCCTTACCCAACGACATGTACGACCTGCACGAGCTCTCGAAAGCTGAACTGGCAGCCCCTCAGCTCATCATGTTAGCCAACGTGGCCCTGACGGGGGAGGCGAGCGGCAGCTGCTGCGATTACCTGGTCGGTGAAGAGAGGCAGATGACCGAACTGATGCCCGTGGGAGACAACCACTTCTCAGATAGTGAAGGGGAAGGCCTGGAAGAGTCAGCTGACCTCAAGGGGGACCCCAGTGGGCTGGAAGACATGGAACTGGGAGGTTTGGAGCTAAGTGCTGTAGAACCCCAGCCCGTATTTGAAGCCTCAGCTGCCCCAGAAATATACAGCGCCGCCGATAAAGATCCCGCTCCAGAAACACCGGTGACCGAAGACAAATGCAAGAATTCCAAGGCCAAGCCCTTCCGGTGTAAGCCTTGCCAGTACGAAGCCGAGTCGGAAGAGCAGTTTGTGCATCACATCCGGGTTCACAGTGCTAAGAAGTTTTTTGTGGAGGAAAGTGCAGAGAAACAGGCCAAAGCCCGGGAGTCGGGGTCATCCCCGGCCGATGAGGGCGAGTTCTCCAAAGGCCCCATCCGCTGTGACCGCTGTGGCTACAATACCAACCGGTACGACCATTACACGGCACACCTGAAGCACCACCTGAGAGCTGGGGAGAACGAGCGAGTCTACAAGTGTATCATCTGCACGTACACGACCGTCAGCGAGTACCACTGGAGGAAACACCTGAGAAACCATTTTCCCAGGAAAGTCTACACCTGTAGCAAGTGCAACTACTTCTCAGACAGAAAAAATAATTACGTTCAACACGTTCGAACTCATACAG GAGAACGGCCATATAAATGTGAACTTTGTCCTTACTCAAGCTCTCAGAAGACTCATCTAACCCGACACATGCGCACTCATTCAG GTGAGAAGCCATTTAAATGTGATCAGTGCAATTATGTGGCCTCTAATCAGCACGAAGTGACCCGACATGCAAGACAGGTTCACAACGGGCCTAAACCTCTTAATTGCCCTCACTGTGACTACAAAACAGCAGATAGAAGCAACTTCAAGAAGCACGTGGAACTGCATGTTAACCCACGGCAGTTCAACTGCCCTGTGTGTGACTACGCAGCCTCCAAGAAGTGCAATCTACAGTACCATTTCAAATCCAAGCATCCCACCTGTCCCAGCAAGACAATGGATGTCTCCAAAGTGAAgctgaagaaaaccaaaaagagggAGGCTGACCTGCTTAGTAACGCTGTCAGCAATGAGAAGACGGAGACAGAGCAAACGAAAACAAAGGGGGATGTGTCTGGGAAGAAGAACAACGAGAAACCTGTAAAAGTCATGGGAAAAGATGCTTCAAAAGAGAAGAAGCCTTGTAGCAGTGTCTCGGTGGTCCAGGTAACTACCAGGACGCGGAAGTCAGCAGCGGCGGAGACTAAAGCAGCAGAGGTGAAACACACAGAAGGACACACAGGTAACAATCCAGAAAAGCCCTGTaaagccaagaaaaacaaaagaaagatggaTGCCGAGGCCCATCTCTCGGATGAACCTGTGAGCGAGGGACcagtgacaaaaaagaaaaagaagaccgAGAGCAAATCCAAAACCAGTACCGATGTGCCAAAGGCTggcagagggggggaggggaagggggacaaGAAGCAAAGTGCTTCCCTTAAGAAAGGCGCAAAGAAGACACCGCCCAAGAAGACAAGTAAAAAAGGTGGCAAACTTGCTCCGAAGGGGGTGGGGCAGTCAGAACCTCCTTCGGGGGCATTGGCTCAGGTGAGGGTGTCTCCAGTCCCTGTCCTCACTGAGGCGGAGGTCACCCAGACAGAGCTTCCTTCACCCATGGATGTTGCTGAATCAGAGCCTGCCCAGACGGAGGAGGTTTCCCAGACGGGGCCACCTCAGGTGGAGCCTGCTCTAATGGAGCCATCGCAGCCTGCGGAGCCTCCCCAGGCAGAAGCACCTACCTACCCTGAGCCTCCCGCTCTCACGGAGCCTGCCCCTCCTACGGAGCCTGCTGCTGAGATGGAACCTTCCCCTGCCATCGAGTCTTCCCAGAAGGAACCACCTCCCAGTATGGAGCCTCCCCCTCCTGAGGAGCTGCCTCAGGCAGAGCCCCCTCCTGTAGAGGATTGTCTGAAGGAGCTGCCCTCTCCCGTGGAGCACGCTCAGACCATGGAGCTCGCTCAGACTGAGGTTGCTCAGCCGGCTCCTACGAAGGTGGGATCTGCTCAGGAGGAGCCCCCTCCTGTCTCAGAGCCACCTCAGGTGAAGCCAGCCAAAAGGTCATCTCCCCGGAGAGACAATGCAGAGGAGGAGCTGAGTCTGCTTAGTGAGATGGCCCGGCAGGAGCAGGTCCTCATGGGGGTTGGCTTGGTGCCTGTTAGAGACAGCAGGCTCCTGAAGGAAAGCAAGAGCGCCCAGGACGCCCCAGCCCCACGGTCGCCACAGCCAAAGGGAAACTCGAGGGAAGACACACCCAAGGACCAAGAAATGTTCTCTGACGGGCAAGGAAACAAACTATCCCCTCTCAAGAAAGGAGGACCAGAGGAAGCCGGAGAGGGTCTAGCTGAGTCGGCTGCTTCCAAGGAGTCTGCTAGTGTTTCATCTTGTGAACAAAACTCAGAAGTGCCAGAGGGTGGGGCATTACACAGCAAGTCTCAGACTGGCTCCTCTGGGCTTTGTGACGAGGAAGTGGACACCGAGCAGAAGACAGACAGTGTCCCTGTGAAAGACTCCGCAGCAGAGCCAGTGTCCCCTCCTACCCCAACAGTGGACCGTGAAGCAGCATCACCAGCTGTAATGGCCTCCCCTCCTATCACTTTGGCTGGAAATGAGTCTCAGGAAATTGATGAAGATGAAGGCATCCATAGCCACGATGGAAGTGATCTGAGTGACAACATGTCAGAGGGGAGTGACGACTCAGGACTGCACGGGGCTCGGCCAACGCCACCAGAAGCTACTTCAAAAAATGGAAAAGCAGGGTTGGCTGTTAAAGCGACTGAGGGAGagtttgtgtgtattttctgtgatcgttcttttagaaaggaaaaagattaTAGCAAACACCTCAACCGCCACTTGGTGAATGTATACTTCCTCGAAGAAGCAGctgaggagcaggagcagcaggaggagcaggaggagcaggagtag